One region of Acropora muricata isolate sample 2 chromosome 13, ASM3666990v1, whole genome shotgun sequence genomic DNA includes:
- the LOC136896333 gene encoding prolactin-releasing peptide receptor-like — protein sequence MNISNSTSTSLGNERVDNDNFGFGVLAKLLPIAVATTLTNGLVLVLFYKRKNLHTASNYLLLSLASSDFLTGTVSIPFFIAFSFGIIPYNSLPAHLMYVIQTLLVISGSYHILVITGDMHFAIAKPLRHQLLAKSTVWKLSFGVWIISAAFSAVSFAWWKDTSPIYNIAYSSSLLFIVFLVPYIFMIYAYVKMFIAISKRNIPGQEKNSQKSRFRKKQGDKKKSIIVFATMAVTHAVCWMPYFTVMLIYSIAPLVPIADTNSVDKVAELFAIIRFLTSLINPLLYIFFKRDFREALRMLCGAKGIRTPNISLTTKTRSLSLRESSSTALHSIFSQESVMLSNFCKINKGFTDILEPEKM from the coding sequence ATGAATATCAGCAACTCAACTTCAACTTCCCTTGGAAATGAAAGGGTTGACAATGACAATTTTGGGTTTGGAGTCTTGGCTAAGTTGTTACCTATCGCTGTTGCTACAACTCTTACCAACGGACTTGTCTTGGTCTTGTTTTACAAACGAAAAAACCTACACACAGCATCTAATTACCTCTTGCTTAGCCTCGCGTCTTCTGACTTCTTAACAGGAACAGTCAGCATACCTTTTTTCATAGCTTTCAGTTTTGGCATCATACCATATAATTCATTGCCAGCTCACCTGATGTACGTTATACAAACCCTTCTCGTCATCTCAGGCAGTTATCACATCTTGGTAATCACAGGAGACATGCACTTTGCTATTGCCAAGCCTCTCAGACATCAATTGCTAGCAAAGTCGACAGTCTGGAAGCTATCTTTTGGCGTGTGGATAATATCTGCGGCATTTTCAGCTGTTTCATTTGCCTGGTGGAAAGATACTTCTCCTATATATAATATTGCTTATTCTTCATCGCTTCTTTTCATAGTGTTCCTGGTACCGTACATTTTCATGATTTATGCCTACGTAAAGATGTTCATAGCTATCTCTAAACGAAACATCCCtggacaagaaaaaaattcacaaaagtCAAGATTTCGAAAAAAGCAAGGCGACAAAAAGAAATCTATTATTGTGTTTGCGACAATGGCAGTGACTCATGCAGTCTGTTGGATGCCTTATTTTACTGTAATGCTCATTTACAGTATTGCCCCTTTAGTCCCGATAGCTGACACCAACTCTGTTGACAAAGTAGCTGAACTATTTGCGATCATTCGATTCCTGACATCCCTCATCAATCCATTGCTATACATCTTCTTCAAACGCGACTTTCGGGAAGCCCTCAGAATGTTGTGTGGAGCGAAGGGGATCAGAACTCCGAACATTAGTCTTACGACAAAGACACGAAGTCTTTCGCTGAGAGAAAGTTCATCCACTGCACTTCATTCAATTTTTAGCCAGGAAAGCGTGATGTTGTCGAATTTTTGCAAAATCAACAAGGGTTTCACTGACATTTTAGAGCCAGAGAAGATGTGa